The Methylacidimicrobium sp. B4 genome contains a region encoding:
- a CDS encoding pyrroloquinoline quinone biosynthesis protein PqqB has protein sequence MRLLVLGSGAGGGVPQWNCRCPQCSRAREERGLPGSQKVFRRTQASIAVAEAGERWILVNASPDLCSQFAQAKELAPPEGSLRGSPLAAVALTDGQLDHTTGLLFLREGTEIRLACTDPVWKSLNSTFPVVSVLRHFLPVERSSYPAEFGGVRIEALPLSGGPAPYEAPSEERGHVVALRLVGQKSGRRLVYAPGLPEISEAFVAFVSGCDALFVDGTFWSEEELTPMSAERQRSIRQSHLPVSGSEGTLAWLAHLPVPEKFYIHVNNTNPILDPEAPQAKQVREAGVRIAYDGMLLSLYPSHS, from the coding sequence ATGCGCCTGCTCGTCCTTGGTTCCGGAGCGGGGGGTGGGGTGCCGCAGTGGAACTGCCGGTGTCCGCAGTGCAGCCGGGCCCGGGAAGAGCGCGGCCTTCCTGGGTCGCAAAAGGTTTTCCGCCGGACCCAGGCTTCGATCGCGGTCGCGGAGGCCGGGGAGCGCTGGATCCTGGTCAATGCCTCTCCCGACCTCTGTTCCCAGTTTGCGCAAGCGAAGGAGCTCGCCCCTCCGGAAGGGTCGCTCCGGGGCTCGCCGCTGGCAGCCGTGGCGCTGACTGACGGGCAGCTCGACCACACGACGGGGCTCCTCTTCCTCCGGGAGGGAACGGAGATCCGCCTCGCCTGCACGGATCCTGTCTGGAAGAGCCTCAACTCCACCTTCCCGGTCGTCTCGGTCCTCCGCCATTTCCTTCCCGTCGAGCGGAGCTCCTACCCCGCCGAGTTTGGCGGCGTCCGGATCGAAGCTCTTCCCCTCTCCGGGGGACCGGCCCCCTACGAGGCACCGTCGGAAGAGAGGGGGCACGTCGTGGCACTCCGCCTCGTCGGGCAGAAGAGCGGGAGGCGGCTCGTCTATGCTCCCGGCCTTCCGGAAATTTCCGAGGCCTTCGTCGCCTTCGTCTCGGGGTGCGACGCGCTTTTCGTCGACGGGACTTTCTGGTCGGAGGAGGAGCTCACCCCGATGAGCGCAGAGCGCCAAAGGTCGATCCGGCAAAGCCACCTGCCCGTTTCCGGCTCCGAAGGCACCCTCGCCTGGCTTGCCCATCTGCCGGTACCGGAGAAGTTCTATATCCATGTCAACAACACCAACCCGATCCTCGATCCCGAGGCTCCCCAGGCAAAACAGGTAAGAGAAGCGGGGGTGCGAATTGCCTATGACGGGATGCTCCTCTCCCTCTATCCTTCCCATTCATGA